In Streptomyces sp. NBC_01231, the sequence CACTTGCTGGAGGTGGCCCGCTGGGCCGCCGCAGCCCTCCAGTTCAGCCGTAGCCCTGCCCTGACGGACGGTGAGCCGACAGCGGGGGAGGAACTGCATCTCGACAGCCTGTCCGGCCCAGGCGTTCCCGGCCTTGTCCCCGAACCGGCGTGCCAGCGCCACGAACTGCTGCACTTGACCGAGTCCGCTTTGCTGACGCCCGTGGGCCGACGCCGCTGGGTCTTCGCCCACCGCAGCTACCAGGAACACCTGGCGGCACAGTACCTCCACGCCCGGATCACCCCCGCCGTACGGGCCCAGTTGCTGTGGACGGGCAGCGGCCCCGCACGCCATGTACGGCCGGAGCACCAGGAGATCGCCGCCCGCCTCGCGGTCATCGACACGGATCTCTTCGAAGACCTGCTTGCCCATGAGCCTGTGGTGCTGCTGCTCGCCGATCTTCCTGTCCTGCCGGACGCACAGCGTCAGCGGGTCACCCAGACCCTTCTCGACGAGGTCGTCCGCGACGGCTTCGAGCGCCTCGACTACGCGCTGCTGCAGAAGCTCGATAATCCCGCTCTCGCCGTACAACTCAGGCCCTTCCTCGCACCGGGGACACCCCCTGAGCAGATGTACCTGGCTTTGTGGATCGCCACGCAGTGCCACCCAGCGGGTTTGACACCCGATCTGCTCTCGGTCGCGCAGGACACCGCATTGCCCGTGCGGCTCAGGTCCTTCGCCCTGCGCGCGCTGGGCGAGGAGTACCCGAAGGACGACGAGACGGTCGCACGGCTGCGCCTGCTGGCCGCCGACGCGAAACCAGACATCGTCGAGGCAGCGTTGCAGCAGCTATGGCCGCACCATCTGACGATCACCGAGTACGCCGACCTGCTGCCCCTCCGGCAGACGCTGACCTACAAGCTGCGGTTCACGTACGTCGAAATACTCACCGACAACAATCTCAAAGACGCCCTGACCTGGTCGGTCACGACCCTCAGTGAACGCCGCCCCAAAGCACTGATCGCTCTCGTCCTGCTGGCCCAGGGCATTCACATCCTCGGCCAGGCACAGACACGAAGCCCGAGCCCGGATTCCCGCGAGACGCTTGCGGGCCGGGCGCTGGCCGCCGTGGCGGAACAGCCTGAGCTGTCCCACCCTGTCGAAGCCCGCACCGCCTTCGAGTACCTGCACGACGCTTTGGACCGCGCCCCGGCTCTGCGCCGCCGACTTGCCGAGCACGTCCTGCACCACAGCAACCCGGACCACGTCCTGCACCTCCTCTTCACCACCCCTGACGTGGGTCTGTTCCCGGCAGGGGATCTGCAGTACTGGGCGGAGCGGTGGCCGGATCTCCCGCCAGAGGTACGGCGCACCGCCCAGCCGCTCTTCAGCCGCCGCCCCCGGCCCGAGGACGAGCCGCTGAAACAGGCCGTCGAGACAGCCCGGCAGGCGGATCAAGAACTCCGGGACGCCACCGCCTGGTGGGATGCCCCGCCTCCTGAGTGGCAATTGCGAAGGCAGGAAGAGGAAGAAGAACGGCGACGCAGCAACACCTTCGACGAGGGCCGGTTCATTGCCGCCCTCGAAGCGGTACAAGCGGCCGGGCCGGACACCGTGCGCGCGGCCTGGCTCGCCGCCCTCTGGGACCACCTCCGCCGGACCAGCGACGGCCGGCCCGCTGAAATGGACGCACCGCTGGGCATGGTCGCCGCAGCACCGACACGCCCGCTGGCGGACAGCACCCTGAGCAAGAAGCTGACCGAGGTCGCCCGGCACGTTCTGGCCACAGCACCCGCATACGCAGCGCAGCACGTGACTGCCTGGGGTACCGAATGGGGCCATGTCCCAGAACTGTCCGCGGCCGCGTTCCTGCCGGCCAGCGAATGGGAGGCGGCAGCAGGCACGGACACCGGCCGATGGGCGGGCTGGGCACTGGCCCTGGCTACCATGCAGCCGCTTGAACAGGACCGGGCCCTGCACAGCAGGCTATTCGAACAATCCGCCCGCCAAGCGGGAGCCGCCTTCACAGCCGAGCTCATGGCGTGCCTGGAGCGCTTGGAGACTCACAAGGTCGCTGAACTGGTCCAGTTCCTGCACGCACACCAGGCGCACGATGCCATCAGCCTCGTGCGGGACTGGGCCACGGCGCCCAGCTGCGCAGACGCAGCCTGGGCCGCTGTGGTGGTCACGCTCTACGGCCTCGATGACGACGTCGCCCAGAGCCTGCTGAAGAACACCGTGGCCGCCGCCCCGCCCCGCGACAAGCCGATAACAGATCCCCAGCGGTGGATCACCGCGGCTTACACCCTCCTGCCCCGGATGGACCTGCACGAGCACTGGCCCCACATCCGCCGGGCCTTCGACGATCATCTGCTCTTTCACGCCCTGACCGACCGCATCGCCTCCCTCGGCACCGGCCACTGGCCCGCAGGCGTGGAAGGACTCGACGAAGCAGACCTCTGCGACCTGTACGAGCGCCTGTGCGCGAGAGAAGAACTCAGCCAGCCCCGACCCGAGTACGAGCCGGGTGTCGCCTACCAAATCACCATACGAGACACCCTCCACGAACTCGCCGACGCCCTGCCCCAACTGATCGCAGGCAAAGGCACCACGCGAGCCGCCGACCACCTCACCCGACTCGCCGCGTCAACCTCCCGCCAACCTGCCCGGCTAGGACGCCTGGCCCGCCGCGCCGCCCGCCAAGCAGCCCAACGTCACAGCCGCCCGCTGCCCGTGCACGAGCTGAGGAAACTCGCAGCCGATCACAGCCTGCGCGTGGTCACCGACGAGGCGCACCTCCTTGACGTCGTCATGGAGGCCCTGGACCAGGTCCAGCAGGCACTGTCGGGCCCCAACGGAATGGCCATCCTGTTGTGGAACCGCGCTGCCGCGGCGGGCGATGCCGCAATGTGGCCGATGTGGGAGGAGGACTTCAGCGATCTCGTCATGGGCCTGCTGAAGATCCAATTCGGCGGGCAGCGCGTCATCCTCAACCGTGAAGTCCAAGTCGACCGCCCCGGCCTCGGAGGAGGGCGCACCGACATCCACATCCAGGCAGCAGACCCCTCTCACCACACCGAGCCCTTCACCGTGATCATCGAATCCAAGGGTTGCTGGAACCAGGAACTGCCTACGGCACTCTCCGATCAACTGGTAGCCCGCTACCTGCGCCGACCCCGTACCGCAGGGATCCTCCTGGTCGGCTTCTTCGACTGCGACCAGTGGAGCTCATCGGTAAGGCGGCGCTGCTCACCCCGCCATACCCGGCAGCAGATCACGTACGAGCAAGAGCAACTGGCCGCCCAGCACGAGGTCGGGGTCCGCGCCAGAGTCCTCGACTGCAGGCCCCCCGGCGTCCAGACAGACTGAACAGGCAGGCAGCACGGCCAGTGGAACAGCACCCATCTAGCCTCACTGGGCTCAGCCGCGCCGCGGCGTCGCGTTCCACGGCCGGTACGACCGCACCGGCCTGCTCATCAACCATGCTTGGCCCGGATGCCGTCTGCTCCGCGCCCTGCCCGCTCGGCAGTAGGCCCTCCACTGGCTGTCACGCCCGGCTCCATGCGCTGGACGCGGCCCGAACTGCAGGCTGGAGCACGTAGGCTGCTTTTCCGACTGCGCCGGAATTCCGGGCGACAGACATGCAAAGCAGCGGGGGAGCACGCGATGCACGGCATTGAGGACATCGGGATGGCGGATGTCCAGATCCTGGTCGACTCAGCCGACGCCCTGGACGACCGGCTGGCGCTGGCCGAGTGGCTCCGCGGAGAACGTGGGCTGCAGGGATGCATCCACCTTCCACCCGCCACACCCGCCGAGAGTGAACTCGGCTCTGCTATCGAACTTCTCACTGTCTCTCTCGGCTCCGGAGGCCTCGCCACCGTCCTGGCCGGATCCCTCGCTACCTGGCTGCAGAATCGCCGCACCCCGACCAAGGTGCGCATCACCATCACGAGAGCGGACCGCACCCTGGAACTCGAGACCGGAGACGCTGCGGAGGCCGAGGCGCTGATCCGGCGCTTCTTGGGCGAGGACAGCGATGGAGTCTGAGGACACCGCCGTCCTCATTGGCATCTCGCGCTACCAGGACCCGTCTCTGCCCGACGTCCCTGCAGTCCTCAACAGCATCTCTGCGATGCACGGGTTGCTCACCGCTCCCGACCTGTGCGGCTGGCCCGCCAACCGGGTGCACGTGTACATGGACCCAGCCGACACCACCGCACTGGCGCTGGAAGTGCACCGTCTGGCCGAGGAGACCACCGGTGCCCTCCTGCTCTACTTCGTGGGCCACGGCGTCGTCACCAGGACCGGAGCGCTCTGCCTTGCCACCGGCGCCACCCAACTCCGCTACCCCGACCTGACCGGCCTGGAGTACGACAAGGTCCGCAACGCCCTGCTCGACTCGCCGGCCCAGGTGAAACTGGTGATCCTTGACTGCTGCTACTCGGGTCGCGTGATCCACGGCCTGACGGGCGCCGGCGAGAGCCATCTCGCGGACACCACCGACATCCGCGGCGTCTACACGCTCACGGCGGCCGACCGGATCGCCCACGTGCCTCCGGCGAAAGAACAGGAAACCGCCTGCACATCCTTCACCGGAGCTCTGCGCGATGTCGTGCACCAGGGCATTCCGGGTGCCCCGCCGATGCTCGCTCTGACCGACATCTATCCCAAGCTCAGAAACACACTCAAGGCACGCGGCCTTCCCGAGCCCAACCAGCGGGGCACGGACACCGTTGAGGCCTACCCCTTCAGCCGCAACGCCGCATACTCAGGCGGCGCGGGATTTCGGCTGCTCCCGCGGGAGCACATGGACTTCTTCCTCAAGGTCCTCGCCGCGCAGCAGCACCACGATCTGACGGCTGCGAGCATCATGAAGCTGGAGGACTGGCCCGGTGTCTACCTCCTGCACCAGGAATCCCGCGGTATGCCGGAGATCTGCTACGTCGGTAAGAGCGACCGCTCGATCGCCAGCCGCCTCAAAGAACAGCTGAAGAAGATCGACGGACGCTGCTACATCGACTCCCGCGACATCTCGTTCAGCTACCTCAAACTGGACGACGACCTCACTCACATCGCACCGGAGCAAGTAGTGCTCCAGCAACTGCATGCCCAAGGGCGTTCTCCGCATTGGAACCAAAACGGTTTCGGTAACCGCGACGCTGGCCGGACGAGGGACTCAAGCCGGCTACGCAGCACCGATTTCGACGTGCTCCACCCGATCGACTTGTCCTGGCTGCTGCGCAGCGACGGCCCGGCTCTGCATCTGACGGCGCGCGAGATGGCCCTCTACCTCAAGAGCGAACTGCCCTACATCTTCCGCTTCGAGCACCGGGATTCGGTCGACGAGATCCAGATTGCCGTGCCGCCGGGCCCGCTCTCGGCTGACCGCGCCTTCCGCCTGCTCGCTGCTGCACTGGGCGACACCTGGCAGATCAGTGCTCTCATGGGCCGGGTCCTGATGTACCGCGAGCAGAACGTGAGATACCCGAGCGCCATCCGCTACTACGTCGATACTGAGGCGATGGGGTCGGTTCCAGAGGTTTTCGAGGTCTTCGATGCACACTCGCTGGAGGGCGAAGGCCACTAGACGTCTCCTCCAGCGGGCGCGGACCTTCCCGTCGCGCCGGACTGCCGAGCGGTCCAGTTGGCTGTACGGCGGCAGATAGAGACGATCACTGAACCGGAGACCTTGGCGGTGATGGGCAGGGAGAGGCAGATCCTGATCCGGGCGTCGTTTCGGAGGAGCAGGAGGAAGTCGTCCGGCTCCTCGGGAGTTGCCCGCCCGCGCCTTAGAGAAGTCCTTGCTCCGTTGTGGATGCCCGGTGTGCCTGCGGCAACGAAAAGACCGCCATCGCGGGCAACATCAAGCGTGGACTGTCGAAGTCCTGCGGGAGCTGCCTGCAAGCGGAACTACCCAAGGCCGGTGACCGCGTCGGGGAGTGGACGGTCCTCACAGTCGTCGGCCGCTACGCCGACTGCCGCTGCTCCTGCGCTGTTGAGCGCAAGGTATTCATCTACTCGCTGGGGACCGATTCAGGCTAAGGCCGATGAGCGGGAAGGCTACTCCAGGGCGGCGATGAGGGGCGCCCACAAGCCATGGGAGCGGTCGGGAACGACGAGGTGGGCGGTGCTGCGGGCGCGGGTCATGACCACGTAGAGCAGCCGTGAGCCGTTGGGGAACGGTTCGCCTTCGGGACCGTAGTACTCGTCATCGGCCAGCAGCAGGATGGTGGTGTCGGCCTCGCGTCCCTTGGTCTGGTGAAGGTTCATCACCTGCACCGGCCGCGGCCGCGCCCGCGTGTCGTCCACCAGGGTTTCGTCGCGGGCACGCTGCAATTCCTCAGCCACCGCTGTGATGCTCTGGTCCTGCTTGAGCAGCCGCAGTGCGCGGCGCGTGGTGGGGGCAGCCTGGAGCCAGGCCTCCTGGCCGCGGAAGGTTCCGATGCGCGCGTAGGCACTGGTGACGATCTCGGCC encodes:
- a CDS encoding caspase family protein yields the protein MESEDTAVLIGISRYQDPSLPDVPAVLNSISAMHGLLTAPDLCGWPANRVHVYMDPADTTALALEVHRLAEETTGALLLYFVGHGVVTRTGALCLATGATQLRYPDLTGLEYDKVRNALLDSPAQVKLVILDCCYSGRVIHGLTGAGESHLADTTDIRGVYTLTAADRIAHVPPAKEQETACTSFTGALRDVVHQGIPGAPPMLALTDIYPKLRNTLKARGLPEPNQRGTDTVEAYPFSRNAAYSGGAGFRLLPREHMDFFLKVLAAQQHHDLTAASIMKLEDWPGVYLLHQESRGMPEICYVGKSDRSIASRLKEQLKKIDGRCYIDSRDISFSYLKLDDDLTHIAPEQVVLQQLHAQGRSPHWNQNGFGNRDAGRTRDSSRLRSTDFDVLHPIDLSWLLRSDGPALHLTAREMALYLKSELPYIFRFEHRDSVDEIQIAVPPGPLSADRAFRLLAAALGDTWQISALMGRVLMYREQNVRYPSAIRYYVDTEAMGSVPEVFEVFDAHSLEGEGH